A stretch of Rhodoferax potami DNA encodes these proteins:
- the mmsB gene encoding multiple monosaccharide ABC transporter permease, which translates to MTSTTPETNAPATGGGMAFLKSNLREYGLLISLVIIMVFFQVQTDGTLFQPLNLTNLILQNSYIIVMALGMLLVIVAGHIDLSVGSVCGFIGAVAAVLMVNYNWHYVPAAIVCLILGGVIGAAQGYWVAFYKIPSFIVTLAGMLVFKGLALAVLEGASVGPFPPEFQLLSTGFIPDPFAGETLRVATLVIGLLIALVMLIAKVRGRADRAAHGMENEPIAFFAIANLIFVAMIVAFSYQLASYKGLPNVLVVMLLLMLVYDFIASRTTIGRRIYALGGNEKAARLSGIRTERLTFYTFINMGVLAALAGLIFAARLNTATPKAGLGFELDVIAACFIGGASASGGVGKVLGAVIGAFIMGVMNNGMSIMGIGIDYQQVIKGLVLLAAVCFDVYNKNK; encoded by the coding sequence ATGACAAGCACAACCCCGGAAACAAACGCCCCCGCCACCGGTGGCGGCATGGCTTTCCTGAAAAGCAATCTGCGCGAATACGGCCTGCTGATTTCACTGGTCATCATCATGGTGTTTTTCCAGGTGCAGACAGACGGCACCTTATTCCAGCCCCTGAACCTGACCAACCTGATTTTGCAAAACAGCTACATCATCGTGATGGCCCTGGGCATGCTGCTGGTTATTGTCGCCGGCCACATTGACCTGTCGGTCGGCTCGGTGTGCGGCTTTATCGGTGCGGTGGCAGCCGTGCTGATGGTGAACTACAACTGGCACTATGTGCCCGCCGCCATCGTCTGTTTGATTCTGGGCGGCGTTATCGGCGCAGCCCAGGGCTATTGGGTCGCGTTCTACAAGATCCCGTCTTTCATCGTGACGCTGGCTGGCATGTTGGTCTTCAAGGGTTTGGCTTTGGCCGTGCTCGAAGGCGCATCCGTCGGCCCGTTCCCGCCCGAGTTTCAGTTGCTCAGCACCGGCTTTATTCCTGATCCGTTTGCAGGCGAAACTTTGCGTGTGGCTACTCTGGTGATCGGCCTGCTGATTGCCTTGGTCATGTTGATTGCCAAGGTGCGCGGCCGTGCAGACCGTGCGGCACATGGCATGGAGAACGAGCCCATCGCTTTCTTCGCCATTGCCAACCTGATTTTTGTTGCCATGATCGTGGCCTTCAGCTACCAGCTGGCGTCGTACAAAGGCCTGCCCAACGTGCTGGTCGTCATGTTGCTGTTGATGCTGGTCTATGACTTTATCGCCTCCCGCACCACCATCGGCCGCCGCATTTACGCCTTGGGCGGCAACGAAAAAGCAGCACGCCTTTCCGGTATCCGCACCGAGCGTTTGACCTTCTACACCTTCATCAACATGGGTGTGTTGGCTGCGCTCGCCGGTCTGATCTTCGCAGCGCGCCTGAACACCGCCACCCCCAAAGCGGGCTTGGGTTTTGAGCTCGACGTGATTGCTGCTTGCTTCATCGGTGGTGCATCCGCCTCCGGTGGTGTGGGCAAGGTGCTAGGCGCGGTGATCGGCGCTTTCATCATGGGCGTCATGAACAACGGCATGTCCATCATGGGCATCGGTATCGACTACCAGCAGGTCATCAAGGGCCTGGTCTTGTTGGCAGCCGTCTGCTTCGACGTCTACAACAAAAACAAATAA
- a CDS encoding dihydrodipicolinate synthase family protein, which yields MYSASNARYKGVFPVVPTTFNDAGELDLDSQKRCVDFMIEAGSTGLCILANFSEQFVLADAEREVLTKTILAHVNGRVPVIVTTTHFSTQVTIARSVQAQQLGASMVMVMPPYHGATIRVPEGQIYEYFARLSDAIDIPIMIQDAPVSGTPLSVPFLARMAQEIKQVSYFKIETAGAASKLRELIRVGGAAIEGPWDGEEAITLMPDLDAGATGAMTGGAYPDGIRKIVDAYAAGRRDEAADHYQQWLPLINFENRQGGILTAKALMKEGGVIACEAGRHPFPAMHPDTRAGLIDTAQRLDPMVLRWGR from the coding sequence ATGTATTCCGCCTCTAACGCCCGCTACAAGGGTGTGTTTCCTGTCGTCCCTACGACTTTCAACGACGCCGGTGAGCTGGACCTGGACAGCCAGAAACGCTGTGTCGACTTCATGATCGAAGCCGGCTCCACCGGCCTGTGCATCCTTGCCAACTTTTCCGAGCAGTTTGTACTGGCCGATGCCGAGCGCGAAGTGCTCACCAAAACCATCCTCGCGCATGTGAATGGCCGGGTGCCGGTCATCGTGACTACCACCCATTTCAGCACTCAGGTCACCATCGCGCGCAGTGTGCAGGCCCAGCAGCTGGGTGCCTCCATGGTCATGGTTATGCCCCCGTACCATGGGGCCACTATCCGTGTACCTGAAGGTCAGATTTATGAATACTTCGCCCGCCTGTCGGATGCGATTGATATTCCCATCATGATCCAGGACGCACCGGTGAGCGGCACGCCGCTGTCGGTGCCTTTCTTGGCCCGCATGGCGCAAGAGATCAAGCAGGTGTCGTACTTCAAGATTGAAACAGCAGGTGCTGCCTCTAAGTTGCGCGAACTCATCCGCGTGGGCGGTGCGGCTATTGAAGGCCCGTGGGATGGCGAAGAAGCCATCACCCTCATGCCCGATCTGGACGCCGGCGCCACCGGCGCCATGACTGGTGGTGCCTACCCCGATGGCATCCGCAAGATTGTGGACGCCTATGCCGCCGGCCGTCGTGACGAGGCCGCCGATCACTACCAGCAGTGGCTGCCGCTCATCAATTTTGAAAACCGCCAGGGCGGCATACTCACCGCGAAGGCCCTGATGAAAGAAGGCGGTGTCATCGCTTGCGAAGCCGGCCGCCATCCTTTCCCCGCCATGCACCCCGACACCCGCGCCGGTTTGATCGACACGGCCCAGCGTCTGGACCCCATGGTGTTGCGCTGGGGCCGGTAA
- a CDS encoding Gfo/Idh/MocA family protein translates to MSENTVFQFLGRRLRLAVIGGGPGSFIGAMHRQAARLDDRYELVAAALSSDSERSKAGGQSIGVPVDRCYADGSALIEAEAQRADGAEVVAIMTPNDSHFRFSMLALEHGMDVICDKPMTNTLQEAEALHAKVQSSGRVFCLTHNYTGYPMVRQAKAMVMEGLLGDIRLVQVEYVQGGRAKGGPGRKAWKEDPARGGPSLVMGDIGTHAHNLLRFITGLEVVEVAADVGTIVPDRITHDYAGAMLRMSNGARGSFWVTQAAAGVENGLRIRVSGSLGSVEWHQEHPQVLQFKPLDAPAQVRTPNGPGTLPLAARASRIVAGHPEGFHEAFANLYTNAADTIAAQRSDNTPDPLNQFFPNATDGLQGIRFVAAAIESSRHNGAWTTV, encoded by the coding sequence ATGTCAGAAAACACCGTCTTCCAATTCCTGGGTCGCCGCTTGCGACTGGCCGTGATCGGTGGAGGCCCCGGTTCCTTCATAGGTGCGATGCACCGCCAAGCGGCGCGGCTAGATGACCGGTATGAGCTGGTGGCCGCAGCGCTGTCTTCAGACTCCGAGCGATCCAAAGCCGGTGGTCAAAGCATCGGTGTTCCGGTAGACCGCTGCTATGCCGATGGCAGCGCTTTGATTGAAGCCGAAGCCCAGCGGGCCGATGGTGCGGAGGTCGTGGCCATCATGACGCCCAATGACAGCCATTTCCGTTTTTCCATGCTCGCGCTGGAACACGGTATGGATGTCATTTGCGACAAACCCATGACCAACACCCTGCAAGAAGCCGAGGCGCTGCACGCCAAGGTGCAGTCCAGTGGTCGGGTGTTTTGCCTTACCCATAACTACACCGGCTACCCCATGGTGCGCCAAGCCAAGGCCATGGTGATGGAAGGTTTGTTGGGTGACATCCGCCTGGTGCAAGTGGAATACGTGCAGGGCGGCCGCGCCAAAGGCGGCCCCGGTCGCAAGGCCTGGAAAGAAGACCCGGCCCGTGGCGGCCCCTCGCTCGTGATGGGCGATATCGGCACCCACGCCCACAACCTGCTGCGCTTTATCACCGGCCTCGAAGTGGTCGAAGTGGCTGCCGATGTAGGCACCATCGTGCCCGACCGCATCACCCACGACTACGCCGGCGCCATGCTGCGCATGAGCAATGGTGCCCGCGGCAGCTTCTGGGTCACACAGGCCGCAGCCGGTGTGGAAAACGGCCTGCGCATCCGCGTGAGCGGCTCACTGGGCAGTGTGGAATGGCACCAGGAGCACCCGCAGGTGCTGCAGTTCAAACCGCTAGATGCCCCCGCCCAAGTGCGCACCCCCAACGGCCCCGGCACCCTTCCCCTGGCAGCCCGCGCCTCGCGCATCGTGGCCGGCCACCCCGAGGGCTTTCATGAGGCCTTTGCCAATCTGTACACCAATGCGGCAGACACCATTGCCGCGCAACGCAGTGACAACACGCCTGACCCGCTGAACCAATTTTTCCCGAATGCGACCGACGGTCTGCAAGGCATCCGCTTTGTGGCCGCCGCCATCGAGTCCAGCCGTCACAACGGCGCCTGGACCACCGTTTAA
- a CDS encoding aldehyde dehydrogenase family protein: MTTQHNNLINGEWLAGTGYSANINPSNLADVVGEYAQADVAQLNAAVAAAQKAFPAWSTGGIQARADALDKIGTEILARKEELGTLLSREEGKTRAEGIGEAARAGNIFKFFAGECLRLAGETLPSVRPGIGVEVTREPLGVIGLITPWNFPIAIPAWKIAPALAYGNCVVLKPADLVPGCAWALADIIHRSGIPAGVFNLVMGSGRVIGDALVNHPGITAVSFTGSVGVGQRIAAACAGHMKKVQLEMGGKNPQVVLDDADLNVAVELSVQSAFYSTGQRCTASSRLIVTDKIYPAFIEAMQKRMAAIKVGDALAAGTDIGPVVSQAQLEQDLSYVEIGKLEGATLLTGGERLTRDTEGFYMAPALLVDSTPSMRINREEIFGPVASVIRVKDYEEALAVANDTPFGLSAGIATTSLKYATHFKRHSQAGMVMVNLPTAGVDYHVPFGGRKGSSYGSREQGKYAAEFFTTVKTAYTLA; encoded by the coding sequence ATGACCACCCAACACAACAACCTGATCAACGGCGAATGGCTCGCCGGCACCGGCTACTCGGCCAACATCAACCCGTCCAACCTCGCCGATGTGGTGGGCGAATACGCCCAAGCGGACGTCGCACAGCTGAATGCGGCGGTAGCGGCCGCCCAAAAAGCCTTCCCCGCCTGGTCCACCGGCGGCATCCAGGCCCGCGCCGACGCGCTCGACAAAATCGGCACCGAAATCCTGGCCCGCAAAGAAGAGCTGGGCACCCTGCTCTCCCGTGAAGAGGGCAAGACCCGCGCTGAAGGCATTGGCGAAGCGGCCCGTGCCGGCAACATCTTCAAGTTCTTCGCCGGTGAGTGCCTGCGCCTGGCCGGTGAAACATTGCCTTCGGTGCGCCCCGGCATCGGGGTGGAAGTCACCCGTGAGCCTTTGGGCGTGATCGGCCTGATCACTCCCTGGAACTTTCCTATCGCCATCCCCGCCTGGAAGATTGCACCTGCACTGGCCTATGGCAACTGCGTAGTTTTGAAGCCTGCAGATCTGGTACCCGGTTGCGCCTGGGCGCTGGCCGACATCATCCACCGCAGCGGCATCCCCGCCGGTGTGTTCAACCTCGTCATGGGTTCGGGCCGCGTGATTGGTGACGCCTTGGTCAACCACCCCGGTATCACCGCCGTGAGCTTCACTGGCTCGGTAGGCGTGGGCCAGCGTATTGCCGCCGCTTGTGCCGGTCACATGAAAAAAGTGCAGCTCGAAATGGGTGGCAAGAACCCCCAAGTGGTGCTGGACGATGCTGACCTCAACGTCGCGGTCGAACTCAGCGTGCAGAGCGCCTTTTATTCCACCGGCCAGCGCTGCACCGCATCCAGCCGCCTGATCGTGACCGACAAGATTTATCCCGCCTTCATCGAAGCCATGCAAAAACGCATGGCCGCCATCAAGGTGGGTGATGCGCTAGCTGCGGGCACCGATATTGGCCCCGTGGTGTCCCAAGCCCAGTTGGAACAAGATTTGTCGTATGTGGAAATCGGCAAGCTTGAGGGCGCCACGCTGCTCACCGGTGGTGAACGTTTGACGCGTGATACCGAGGGCTTCTACATGGCCCCCGCCCTGCTGGTGGACAGCACTCCGTCCATGCGCATTAACCGCGAAGAAATCTTCGGCCCGGTGGCAAGCGTCATCCGCGTCAAAGACTACGAAGAAGCCTTGGCCGTAGCCAACGACACGCCTTTCGGCCTGTCTGCCGGCATTGCCACTACCAGCCTCAAATACGCCACCCACTTCAAGCGCCACAGCCAGGCCGGCATGGTGATGGTGAACCTGCCCACTGCGGGTGTGGACTACCACGTGCCCTTCGGCGGGCGCAAAGGCAGCAGCTACGGCTCGCGCGAGCAGGGCAAATACGCGGCTGAATTCTTCACCACGGTGAAGACGGCTTACACACTGGCATAA
- the chvE gene encoding multiple monosaccharide ABC transporter substrate-binding protein, with amino-acid sequence MRTLRRIFLSSLLLVSMPWAQAQNNKGGVGILMPTVTSQRWVVDGLAMVRAMDKLGYRPDLKYANDDVATQITQTEEMLKSPDMKVLVIGAIDGSKLAPVLKKAADRQIKVIAYDRLIRDTPYVDYYATFDNLQVGVLQGSYIIEHLGVDKGKGPFTIELFGGSSDDNNAFFFYDGAMSVLKPYIDKGRLVVGSGQMGMEKVATQRWSGSVARARLVQILDKHYTKQRLDALLSPYDGISMELITAMKKANYGQAGQALPVVTGQDAEMPSVRSIIRGEQTSTVFKDNRELAQVVTTMVDAILSGKKPTINDEKTYNNGQKIVPAFLLKPAVVDINNWRATLVNSGYYKPDQFR; translated from the coding sequence ATGCGCACCCTTCGACGGATCTTTTTGAGCAGTTTGTTGTTGGTGTCCATGCCGTGGGCCCAGGCGCAGAACAACAAGGGCGGTGTGGGCATCTTGATGCCCACCGTCACCTCCCAGCGCTGGGTGGTGGATGGCCTGGCCATGGTGCGCGCCATGGACAAGCTGGGTTACCGCCCTGACCTCAAATACGCCAACGATGATGTGGCCACCCAGATCACCCAAACCGAGGAAATGCTCAAAAGCCCCGACATGAAGGTGCTGGTCATCGGCGCTATCGACGGCAGCAAGCTCGCCCCCGTGTTGAAGAAAGCGGCCGACCGGCAAATCAAGGTCATCGCCTATGACCGCCTGATCCGCGACACCCCGTATGTGGATTACTACGCCACTTTTGACAACCTTCAGGTGGGCGTGTTGCAGGGCAGTTACATCATTGAGCACCTTGGCGTCGACAAAGGCAAAGGCCCGTTCACCATCGAGCTGTTTGGCGGCTCTTCCGACGACAACAACGCCTTCTTTTTTTACGACGGCGCCATGTCGGTCCTCAAGCCGTATATCGACAAAGGTCGCTTGGTGGTGGGCTCCGGCCAAATGGGCATGGAGAAGGTAGCCACCCAGCGCTGGAGCGGCTCGGTAGCCCGCGCCCGCTTGGTGCAGATTCTGGACAAGCACTACACCAAGCAGCGCCTGGACGCGCTGCTCTCGCCCTATGACGGCATCAGCATGGAGCTGATCACCGCCATGAAAAAAGCCAACTACGGCCAAGCCGGCCAGGCCTTGCCGGTGGTCACCGGGCAGGATGCCGAGATGCCCTCGGTGCGCTCCATCATCCGGGGCGAGCAAACGTCTACGGTTTTCAAAGACAACCGCGAGTTGGCCCAGGTCGTCACCACCATGGTGGACGCTATTTTGTCGGGCAAAAAACCCACCATCAACGACGAAAAAACCTACAACAACGGCCAAAAAATCGTGCCCGCGTTTCTGCTCAAACCGGCGGTGGTCGATATCAACAACTGGCGCGCCACGCTGGTGAACTCGGGCTACTACAAGCCCGACCAGTTCCGCTAA
- a CDS encoding FliA/WhiG family RNA polymerase sigma factor: MATTPRSKRPQLTDEIRKLVETHQPVVHSVARHVAKRLPPNVDRADLVQDGMLGLMEALLRWTKESSGSHFENYIALRAQGAMIDGLRAADPMSRSLRDQMRKVEKSLQLLSHQLGRAPTEGELAEHLEMPLADYQCLLQDAQGYVLLSLQDLSGDNVDHYLQRCMDEHEDPFAVLERASLRKALAESIELLPRKSQILLTLYYEHEMRMHEIARHLGLSEARISQMHTQSIAQLRASLAMRDVQSLLTPRKRPRNQPDTAFQSV, encoded by the coding sequence ATGGCCACAACCCCCCGATCCAAACGCCCGCAACTCACCGATGAGATCCGCAAACTGGTGGAAACCCACCAGCCTGTGGTGCATTCGGTGGCGCGCCACGTAGCCAAACGCCTGCCCCCCAATGTAGACCGGGCGGACCTGGTGCAAGACGGCATGCTCGGCCTGATGGAGGCGCTGCTGCGCTGGACCAAAGAGTCTTCGGGCTCGCACTTTGAGAACTACATTGCCCTGCGGGCCCAAGGTGCCATGATCGATGGCCTGCGCGCCGCTGATCCGATGAGCCGTAGCCTGCGCGACCAGATGCGCAAGGTCGAAAAGTCCCTCCAGCTCCTGAGCCACCAGCTCGGGCGTGCGCCCACTGAAGGCGAGCTGGCCGAGCACTTGGAAATGCCCTTGGCCGACTACCAATGCCTTTTGCAAGACGCACAGGGCTATGTGCTGCTCTCTTTGCAAGACCTGAGTGGCGACAACGTCGACCACTATCTGCAGCGCTGCATGGACGAGCACGAAGACCCCTTTGCCGTGCTGGAGCGCGCCAGCTTGCGCAAAGCGCTGGCCGAGTCGATCGAGTTGCTGCCCCGCAAGAGCCAGATACTGCTGACCCTGTACTACGAGCACGAGATGCGCATGCACGAGATCGCCCGGCACTTGGGCCTGTCAGAGGCGCGCATCTCGCAAATGCACACCCAGTCCATCGCCCAGCTGCGGGCCTCGCTGGCCATGCGAGACGTTCAGAGCCTGCTAACACCCCGCAAGCGGCCGCGCAACCAGCCGGATACCGCGTTTCAGAGCGTTTGA
- a CDS encoding PAS domain-containing sensor histidine kinase produces MHSNAATVALSGPIQPLWRDRLSLLLESTGEGIFGIDMDGCCTFINRAGAAMLGYEPHEVLGANMHELAHHSHPGGEHYPEHTCPIFNAFRKALPCRIDTEQFWRRDGSAFAVEYSSYPIVDSGVVQGAVVTFVDISARRNAEDALRRAHTELEQRVEERTLALSEALQQLRELTAHSHSVREEERTRIAREVHDELGSLLVALKMDVGWLEKRLGEQPGRAPDAAQAMREQMQHKCRNMSQLIEAAVDNVGRIITDLRPSILDHQGLWVALDWQAHEFVQAAELGLDWSMDVSAAQPVPDTHTIAIFRIFQEMLSNVGRHAQASHLTIEIRADASDITISVKDNGRGAPLQAFDAPDAYGIMGMRERARHLGGSLEITSQIGLGSSFNLRVQLPKS; encoded by the coding sequence ATGCACTCCAATGCCGCAACCGTCGCTCTCTCCGGCCCGATTCAGCCCCTGTGGCGTGACCGCCTCTCGTTGCTGCTGGAGTCCACCGGTGAAGGCATCTTCGGTATCGATATGGATGGCTGCTGCACCTTCATCAACCGCGCCGGTGCAGCCATGTTGGGCTACGAACCCCACGAAGTGCTGGGGGCCAACATGCACGAGCTGGCCCACCACAGCCATCCGGGTGGCGAACACTACCCCGAACACACCTGCCCCATCTTCAACGCCTTTCGCAAGGCATTGCCCTGCCGGATAGACACCGAGCAGTTCTGGCGCCGCGATGGCTCAGCCTTTGCCGTGGAGTACTCGTCGTACCCGATCGTCGATAGCGGTGTGGTGCAAGGTGCGGTTGTCACCTTTGTAGACATCTCGGCCCGCCGTAACGCCGAAGACGCTTTGCGACGCGCCCACACCGAGCTGGAGCAGCGGGTGGAGGAGCGCACCCTGGCACTCTCCGAAGCCCTGCAGCAGCTGCGCGAACTCACTGCCCACAGCCACTCGGTGCGTGAAGAAGAGCGCACCCGCATTGCCCGTGAAGTGCATGACGAGCTGGGCAGCCTGCTGGTCGCCTTGAAGATGGATGTTGGCTGGCTCGAAAAGCGCTTAGGGGAGCAACCCGGCCGGGCGCCGGATGCTGCCCAAGCCATGCGCGAGCAAATGCAGCACAAATGCCGCAATATGAGCCAGCTGATTGAAGCCGCGGTGGACAACGTCGGCCGCATCATCACCGACCTGCGCCCCAGCATCCTCGACCACCAGGGCCTGTGGGTCGCTCTCGACTGGCAGGCCCATGAGTTTGTGCAGGCGGCAGAGCTGGGGCTGGACTGGTCCATGGACGTGAGTGCTGCGCAGCCTGTGCCCGATACCCACACCATCGCTATCTTCCGCATCTTTCAGGAAATGCTCAGCAACGTAGGCCGCCACGCACAAGCCAGTCACCTCACTATTGAAATCCGCGCCGATGCCAGTGATATCACTATCTCCGTCAAAGACAACGGCCGGGGCGCCCCCCTGCAGGCCTTTGATGCGCCCGACGCCTACGGCATCATGGGCATGCGGGAGCGGGCAAGGCACTTGGGCGGAAGCCTGGAGATTACAAGCCAAATCGGCCTCGGGTCCTCATTCAATCTGCGCGTGCAGCTACCAAAATCATAG
- a CDS encoding response regulator transcription factor, translating into MPSSTTHTPYRILIGDDHRIVREGLKQVLADAADLHVVAEAASGPEVLDAVQALGGTAGLSAVLLDIAMPGRDGLDVLQALKAAWPKLPVLMLSTYPEKQYAVRCIKLGAAGYLNKGADPDDMIAAVRKAASGGVYVSAQAAEALASAVANAAHQGAEALSHREHQVFRLLTAGKTVGEIGAQLGLASNTVSTYRQRILEKTGTKNDVELALFAQQQVNNGHL; encoded by the coding sequence ATGCCAAGCTCCACCACCCACACACCCTACCGCATCTTGATAGGTGACGACCACCGTATCGTGCGTGAAGGGCTCAAGCAAGTGCTGGCCGACGCGGCTGACCTGCACGTGGTGGCAGAGGCCGCCAGTGGCCCGGAGGTGTTGGACGCGGTGCAGGCTCTGGGCGGTACTGCAGGCCTGTCCGCCGTGTTGCTCGACATTGCCATGCCCGGGCGCGACGGGTTGGATGTGCTGCAAGCCCTCAAGGCCGCATGGCCCAAGCTGCCGGTGCTCATGCTCAGCACCTACCCCGAGAAGCAATACGCCGTACGCTGCATCAAACTGGGCGCGGCGGGCTATCTGAATAAGGGTGCAGACCCCGACGACATGATTGCCGCGGTGCGCAAGGCGGCCAGCGGCGGCGTCTATGTGTCTGCACAAGCGGCTGAGGCATTGGCCAGTGCGGTAGCCAATGCGGCCCATCAGGGTGCGGAGGCGCTCTCTCACCGCGAGCACCAGGTGTTCAGGCTGCTTACCGCCGGCAAAACCGTGGGCGAAATTGGTGCACAGCTGGGGCTTGCATCCAACACGGTCAGCACCTACCGGCAGCGCATCCTCGAAAAAACCGGCACCAAAAACGACGTGGAACTCGCGCTTTTCGCCCAACAACAGGTCAACAACGGGCATTTGTAG
- a CDS encoding CmpA/NrtA family ABC transporter substrate-binding protein, whose translation MSVDFSPYDADRPLLMRCTCGKEHTVAEHHKEQAALSATAELTRRSETAEFEAYSNAFVEASLIKAIFPQERERRNFLRAVGKGTAMAAIASVLPIASMQAMAQEAGKKPGTLEKTNLKIGFIPITCATPLIMAHPLGFYSKQGLNVEVTKTAGWALIRDKMINKEYDATHFLSPMPLAISMGVGSTQVPMNVATIQNTNGQAITLANKHKDKRDPKLWKGLKFAVPFEFSMHNFLLRYYVAEAGLNPDTDIQIRVVPPPEMVANLRAGNIDGYLGPDPFNQRAVFEEIGFIHILTKELWDGHPCCAFGTSTEFIQSNPNTFAALYRAVLTAAAMARGPENRELIAKVIAPQAYLNQPETVLTQVLTGRFADGLGNIKTVPDRADFNPIPWQSMAVWMLTQMKRWGYVKGDVNYKQIAEKVFLLTDAKKRMTELGMKAPEGAYPKFTIMGKVFDAAKPDDYVKSFPIHKMG comes from the coding sequence ATGTCCGTTGACTTTTCTCCCTACGATGCTGATCGCCCCTTGTTGATGCGCTGCACTTGCGGCAAAGAGCACACGGTGGCAGAGCACCACAAAGAACAAGCAGCCCTGAGTGCCACCGCTGAACTTACACGCCGCAGCGAGACCGCAGAGTTCGAGGCTTACTCCAACGCGTTTGTAGAGGCATCGCTCATCAAGGCCATCTTTCCGCAGGAGCGCGAGCGGCGCAACTTCCTGCGCGCGGTGGGCAAAGGTACTGCCATGGCCGCCATTGCCAGTGTGCTGCCCATTGCCAGCATGCAAGCCATGGCGCAAGAGGCCGGCAAGAAGCCCGGCACGCTGGAAAAAACCAACCTCAAGATCGGCTTTATCCCGATCACCTGCGCCACCCCGCTCATCATGGCCCACCCCTTGGGCTTCTATAGCAAGCAGGGCCTGAATGTAGAGGTCACCAAGACCGCAGGCTGGGCGCTGATCCGCGACAAGATGATCAACAAGGAATACGACGCCACGCATTTCTTGTCGCCCATGCCGCTGGCTATCTCCATGGGGGTGGGCTCCACCCAGGTGCCCATGAACGTGGCCACCATCCAGAACACCAACGGTCAGGCTATCACCCTGGCCAACAAACACAAAGACAAGCGCGACCCCAAGCTCTGGAAGGGCCTCAAATTCGCCGTGCCCTTTGAGTTCAGCATGCACAACTTTTTGCTGCGCTACTACGTGGCAGAAGCCGGCTTGAACCCCGACACCGACATCCAAATCCGCGTGGTACCCCCACCTGAAATGGTGGCCAACCTGCGCGCAGGCAACATCGATGGCTACCTTGGCCCCGATCCGTTCAACCAGCGCGCGGTGTTTGAGGAAATCGGCTTTATCCACATCCTGACCAAAGAGCTGTGGGATGGCCACCCCTGCTGCGCCTTCGGCACCAGCACCGAGTTCATCCAGAGCAACCCCAACACCTTTGCCGCGCTGTACCGCGCAGTGCTCACTGCGGCGGCCATGGCGCGCGGCCCCGAGAACCGCGAGCTGATTGCCAAAGTGATCGCGCCGCAGGCCTACCTCAACCAACCCGAAACCGTGCTCACCCAAGTGCTCACCGGCCGCTTTGCAGACGGCTTGGGCAACATCAAAACCGTGCCCGACCGGGCGGACTTCAACCCCATCCCTTGGCAGTCCATGGCGGTGTGGATGCTCACGCAAATGAAGCGCTGGGGCTACGTGAAGGGCGATGTGAACTACAAACAAATCGCTGAAAAAGTCTTCCTGCTCACCGACGCCAAAAAGCGCATGACCGAACTCGGCATGAAGGCCCCCGAAGGCGCCTACCCCAAGTTCACCATCATGGGCAAAGTGTTTGACGCGGCCAAGCCTGACGACTACGTCAAGAGCTTCCCCATTCACAAAATGGGCTGA